The genomic stretch AGGTCGAGGTGAATTCCCGGCCCCATCGTCGTCGTCAGCGTCGCACTCCGGATGTACTGCCCCTTCGCCTCCTTCGGCTTGGCAGCATTCACCGCCTCGATCACGGCAGCCATATTCTCCTTCAGCTTCTCGTCCTCAAAGCTCACCTTGCCGAGCGGCACGTGGATGTTCGCGAGGCGGTCAAGCCGGAATTCGACACGGCCCTGCTTCGCTTCCTGGACCGACTTGGCGATGTCCTCCGCGCCGACAACCGTCCCCGAGCGCGGGTTCGGCATCAGGCCGCGCGGGCCGAGGATGCGGCCGAGCCGCCCCACCTTGCCCATCATCTCGCGGGTCGCAATCGCGACGTCGAAGTCGAGGAATCCGCCCTCGATCTGCTTGATGAGGTCATCGCTCCCGACATAATCCGCACCCGCCTCGCGCGCTGCCGCCGCGGCTTCCCCTTCGGCAAACACCAGCACGCGCATCACCTTGCCGAGCCCATGCGGCAGCACCGTCGAGCCGCGGATCTGCTGCTCAGCATGGCGCGGGTCCAGGCCCGTCTTGATGTGGAGCTCCACCGTCTCGTCGAAGCGTGCCGGGTGGATCTCCTTCGCCAGGGCAATCGCTTCGTCAACACCGTAAAACCGCGACTTGTCGACCTTGGCGGCGGCTTCGCGGTACCGCTTCCCGTGCTTCGGCATTAGTCGACCACCTCGATGCCCATGCTCCGCGCCGTCCCTTCGATGAT from Tepidiforma thermophila encodes the following:
- the rplA gene encoding 50S ribosomal protein L1, which gives rise to MPKHGKRYREAAAKVDKSRFYGVDEAIALAKEIHPARFDETVELHIKTGLDPRHAEQQIRGSTVLPHGLGKVMRVLVFAEGEAAAAAREAGADYVGSDDLIKQIEGGFLDFDVAIATREMMGKVGRLGRILGPRGLMPNPRSGTVVGAEDIAKSVQEAKQGRVEFRLDRLANIHVPLGKVSFEDEKLKENMAAVIEAVNAAKPKEAKGQYIRSATLTTTMGPGIHLDLAQTLSLKLT